One window from the genome of Anopheles merus strain MAF chromosome 3R, AmerM5.1, whole genome shotgun sequence encodes:
- the LOC121596293 gene encoding alpha-ketoglutarate-dependent dioxygenase alkB homolog 4-like, with protein MDHPRPCGCKGRRTCLSCEAEFGIAPIDFYTTFQNNDSYVYCPRCNKIYPGWDWEKVLAEHSDTPQHGGVQGEDYPGVYIDLAFLTTTEEADLLQGLDQLPWDVSQSGRRKQNFGPKTNFKKTRLRPAQFAGFPQLSEFVQRRFEQVPLLATFQTIEQCSLEYCPERGASIDPHIDDCWIWGERIVTVNLLSDSVLTMSPYRGEEGKTKYNLHFLEQYREHLLGELMDEETMAGYENRIVRIPMPRRSLLVLYGPPRYQWEHSVLREDIKERRVCLAYREFTPMYLQGGSEFGQSEEIFERAKQFWDHRTVKVES; from the exons ATGGATCATCCTCGGCCGTGTGGTTGCAAGGGCCGGCGAACGTGCCTAAGCTGCGAGGCCGAATTCGGTATCGCGCCAATCGATTTCTACACCACATTTCAG AATAACGATTCCTACGTGTACTGCCCACGCTGTAACAAAATCTACCCGGGATGGGATTGGGAAAAGGTGCTTGCGGAACATTCCGATACACCCCAGCACGGTGGCGTCCAGGGCGAAGACTATCCGGGCGTGTACATCGATCTCGCTTTTCTCACCACCACCGAGGAGGCAGACCTGCTGCAAGGGTTAGACCAGCTACCGTGGGACGTCTCGCAGAGCGGTCGGCGGAAGCAGAACTTTGGTCCGAAAACAAACTTCAAAAAGACGCGCCTCCGGCCGGCCCAGTTTGCCGGGTTTCCGCAGCTGAGTGAATTTGTGCAGCGACGGTTCGAGCAGGTCCCACTGCTGGCCACTTTTCAAACGATCGAGCAATGTTCGCTGGAGTATTGTCCCGAGCGTGGAGCTTCGATCGATCCGCACATTGACGATTGCTGGATTTGGGGCGAGCGGATCGTGACGGTAAATTTGCTGAGCGATTCCGTGCTGACGATGTCACCGTACCGAGGGGAGGAGGGAAAGACAAAGTATAATCTACACTTTCTGGAGCAATACAGAGAGCATCTGCTCGGGGAGCTGATGGATGAGGAGACAATGGCCGGTTACGAGAATCGGATCGTACGGATACCAATGCCGAG gcGCTCACTGTTGGTCCTTTATGGACCTCCGCGCTACCAGTGGGAACATTCCGTTCTGCGAGAGGACATTAAAGAGCGCCGTGTCTGCTTAGCGTATCGCGAATTTACACCCATGTACTTGCAAGGTGGCAGTGAATTCGGTCAAAGTGAAGAGATTTTCGAGCGAGCGAAGCAATTTTGGGACCACCGGACAGTTAAGGTTGAAAGCTAG
- the LOC121596507 gene encoding inositol-trisphosphate 3-kinase homolog isoform X2, with protein sequence MNALELSAPASPVLLECNAPTVPPGWLQLSGHPKSIAPLANGIVRKRISGPNDTELLAYRQLMVDPHAIKVVPKFLGVHQVAGEHFIDLHNMLHGFTEPNVMDIKMGFRTFTESEVSNTALREDLYQKMIAVDPSAPSADEHARQAITKLRYMQFRENMSSTQEKGFRIEALRMRGCSPVTDLKTIKTDHQIRTTIGHFVNGRRSIAKDILKRLRQMRTLIEKSEFFQRHQVLGSSVFIVYDDQQVGVWLIDFAKALPLPPGTKVTHRRRWQMGNCEEGLLHGFDELIRTMEAVQQQTQHFSVRHQSRATDV encoded by the exons ATG AACGCTCTCGAGCTAAGTGCACCCGCCAGTCCCGTCCTGCTAGAATGTAACGCTCCAACCGTTCCACCCGGCTGGCTGCAGCTGTCCGGCCATCCAAAAAG CATCGCCCCTCTAGCCAATGGGATCGTACGGAAGCGCATCTCCGGCCCGAACGACACCGAACTGCTCGCCTACCGCCAGCTGATGGTAGACCCGCACGCCATCAAGGTAGTGCCAAAGTTCCTGGGCGTACATCAAGTCGCGGGCGAGCATTTCATCGATCTGCACAACATGCTGCACGGCTTCACCGAACCGAACGTGATGGACATCAAGATGGGCTTCCGAACGTTCACCGAGAGCGAGGTGAGCAACACCGCGCTGCGGGAAGATCTCTACCAAAAGATGATCGCCGTCGACCCGTCCGCACCGAGCGCTGACGAGCACGCCCGGCAAGCGATCACCAAGCTGCGCTACATGCAGTTCCGCGAGAACATGTCCTCCACGCAGGAGAAAGGGTTCCGCATCGAGGCGCTCCGGATGCGCGGCTGCTCGCCCGTCACGGATCTGAAGACGATTAAAACCGACCACCAGATACGCACCACCATCGGGCACTTTGTCAATGGGCGGCGCAGCATCGCGAAGGACATCCTGAAGCGGTTGCGGCAGATGCGCACGCTGATCGAAAAGTCGGAGTTCTTCCAGCGCCACCAGGTGCTCGGCAGCAGCGTGTTCATCGTGTACGACGACCAGCAGGTGGGCGTGTGGCTGATCGACTTTGCCAAAGCGCTGCCGCTGCCACCCGGCACCAAGGTGACGCACCGGCGCCGCTGGCAGATGGGCAACTGTGAGGAGGGCCTGCTGCACGGGTTCGACGAGCTGATCCGCACGATGGAGGCGGTACAGCAGCAGACGCAGCACTTCTCGGTCCGGCATCAGTCGCGTGCGACGGACGTTTAA
- the LOC121596507 gene encoding inositol-trisphosphate 3-kinase homolog isoform X1: MTSSIFLTMAGWTSDKFRLSCIDNNGLKRTLLKMLILDNGTKNSNIEAERTATEYLVDQGVPTANANKSLLSFLAINALELSAPASPVLLECNAPTVPPGWLQLSGHPKSIAPLANGIVRKRISGPNDTELLAYRQLMVDPHAIKVVPKFLGVHQVAGEHFIDLHNMLHGFTEPNVMDIKMGFRTFTESEVSNTALREDLYQKMIAVDPSAPSADEHARQAITKLRYMQFRENMSSTQEKGFRIEALRMRGCSPVTDLKTIKTDHQIRTTIGHFVNGRRSIAKDILKRLRQMRTLIEKSEFFQRHQVLGSSVFIVYDDQQVGVWLIDFAKALPLPPGTKVTHRRRWQMGNCEEGLLHGFDELIRTMEAVQQQTQHFSVRHQSRATDV; encoded by the exons ATGACTTCTTCCATATTTCTCACCATGGCAGGATGGACTAGTGACAAGTTTCGTCTCTCCTGTATCGACAACAATGGCCTCAAGCGCACGCTGCTGAAGATGCTGATACTGGACAATGGCACGAAAAATTCG AACATTGAAGCAGAACGTACCGCGACGGAGTATCTGGTCGACCAGGGTGTGCCGACGGCCAATGCCAACAAATCGCTGCTCAGCTTTCTCGCAATC AACGCTCTCGAGCTAAGTGCACCCGCCAGTCCCGTCCTGCTAGAATGTAACGCTCCAACCGTTCCACCCGGCTGGCTGCAGCTGTCCGGCCATCCAAAAAG CATCGCCCCTCTAGCCAATGGGATCGTACGGAAGCGCATCTCCGGCCCGAACGACACCGAACTGCTCGCCTACCGCCAGCTGATGGTAGACCCGCACGCCATCAAGGTAGTGCCAAAGTTCCTGGGCGTACATCAAGTCGCGGGCGAGCATTTCATCGATCTGCACAACATGCTGCACGGCTTCACCGAACCGAACGTGATGGACATCAAGATGGGCTTCCGAACGTTCACCGAGAGCGAGGTGAGCAACACCGCGCTGCGGGAAGATCTCTACCAAAAGATGATCGCCGTCGACCCGTCCGCACCGAGCGCTGACGAGCACGCCCGGCAAGCGATCACCAAGCTGCGCTACATGCAGTTCCGCGAGAACATGTCCTCCACGCAGGAGAAAGGGTTCCGCATCGAGGCGCTCCGGATGCGCGGCTGCTCGCCCGTCACGGATCTGAAGACGATTAAAACCGACCACCAGATACGCACCACCATCGGGCACTTTGTCAATGGGCGGCGCAGCATCGCGAAGGACATCCTGAAGCGGTTGCGGCAGATGCGCACGCTGATCGAAAAGTCGGAGTTCTTCCAGCGCCACCAGGTGCTCGGCAGCAGCGTGTTCATCGTGTACGACGACCAGCAGGTGGGCGTGTGGCTGATCGACTTTGCCAAAGCGCTGCCGCTGCCACCCGGCACCAAGGTGACGCACCGGCGCCGCTGGCAGATGGGCAACTGTGAGGAGGGCCTGCTGCACGGGTTCGACGAGCTGATCCGCACGATGGAGGCGGTACAGCAGCAGACGCAGCACTTCTCGGTCCGGCATCAGTCGCGTGCGACGGACGTTTAA
- the LOC121596506 gene encoding sodium channel protein Nach-like, which translates to MQKITFKGLTQRVIDKNGEFFKARPSFRAEFQCRSWFGKQLRGLCDITALHGYSQIVRDGYSMVERTVWTCAVVASTISAITLLMISWSWSVETPTVTVTESTNYPTWNLPFPAVTVCNLNKISASAARSRAETMRRPGNMTVDELTELFRLFLHVTGLGDPDPVRYRLLHDIMLMNNLEIPQLMGEFTPPCSTLLERCMWKGTQWRCDNLFQVVNSTEGLCCSFNYYGLLKDNYPKKITVSVPKDPRRVMASGYQTGLSILLQPHAEDYHSTDVASYGFKVMIHSSYDYPDNDAEIKLVLAGTESFITLMPTATYATDDALDVAPSVRNCYSRQERVLGVMQRYSYVNCMVECRAANIYAKCGCVPYHLPNNGSMRNCEMKDMECVVRARDRYVTAVPTRNGSVERLSYGSVVAPCGCLPGCDKVQYPSEMVTGRMNRSFSFNAISFFKDIQLHNQSLLHIYLADLTATHFRMDIYQDSLGVLASFGGILGLFLGFSIITGFEMVYYFSIRLLFDAIAKKSDKRNASSAGQH; encoded by the exons atgcaaaaaatcACCTTCAAAGGACTAACGCAACGTGTAATTGATAAGAACGGGGAATTCTTCAAGGCTCGTCCATCTTTTCGTGCCGAATTCCAATGCCGTAGTTGGTTCGGCAAACAGTTGCGAGGGCTTTGCGACATTACGGCCCTTCACGGGTACAGCCAGATCGTGCGCGATGGATACAGCATGGTGGAACGAACCGTGTGGACCTGTGCCGTCGTTGCGTCGACCATCAGCGCCATCACGCTGCTCATGATCTCGTGGTCTTGGAGCGTCGAAACACCGACCGTAACG GTTACCGAGTCAACAAACTATCCGACCTGGAACCTTCCCTTTCCCGCCGTGACGGTGTGCAATCTGAACAAGATCTCGGCATCGGCCGCCCGGTCCCGCGCCGAGACGATGCGTCGCCCGGGCAACATGACGGTGGACGAGCTGACGGAGCTGTTTCGGTTGTTTCTGCACGTGACCGGTCTGGGGGATCCCGACCCCGTTCGCTACCGACTTCTGCATGACATTATGCTGATGAACAATCTGGAGATACCACAGTTGATGGGTGAATTCACCCCGCCCTGTAGTACACTGCTCGAGCGCTGCATGTGGAAGGGTACGCAGTGGCGCTGTGACAACCTGTTCCAGGTGGTGAACAGTACGGAAGGGTTGTGCTGCTCCTTCAACTACTACGGACTGCTGAAGGACAACTATCCGAAGAAGATTACCGTGAGTGTGCCGAAGGATCCGAGACGTGTGATGGCGAGCGGGTACCAGACGGGCCTCTCGATACTGCTGCAACCGCATGCGGAAGACTACCACTCGACCGATGTCGCCTCGTACGGGTTTAAGGTGATGATCCACAGCTCGTACGACTATCCGGATAACGATGCGGAAATTAAGCTCGTGTTGGCGGGGACGGAATCGTTCATTACGCTCATGCCGACGGCAACGTACGCCACGGACGATGCGCTCGATGTGGCGCCGTCCGTGCGCAACTGCTACAGCCGGCAGGAGCGCGTGCTCGGTGTGATGCAGCGCTACTCGTACGTGAACTGTATGGTGGAGTGTCGGGCGGCAAACATCTACGCCAAGTGTGGCTGCGTACCGTACCATCTGCCGAACAATGGGTCGATGCGCAACTGTGAGATGAAGGACATGGAGTGTGTGGTACGTGCGCGAGATCGCTACGTGACGGCCGTGCCGACGAGGAACGGTTCCGTGGAGCGGCTATCTTACGGGAGTGTTGTGGCGCCCTGCGGATGTTTGCCCGGGTGCGATAAGGTGCAGTACCCGTCCGAGATGGTAACGGGCAGGATGAATCGGTCGTTCTCGTTTAACGCCATATCGTTTTT CAAAGACATCCAGTTGCATAATCAAAGCTTGCTGCACATTTATCTGGCCGATCTGACCGCGACACACTTCCGGATGGACATTTATCAGGACTCGTTGGGTGTTTTGG CGTCCTTTGGTGGGATTTTGGGACTTTTTCTCGGCTTTAGTATAATTACTGGCTTTGAAATGGTTTACTACTTCTCCATTCGCTTGCTGTTTGATGCGATTGCGAAGAAGAGCGACAAACGGAATGCGTCCAGCGCGGGTCAGCATTGA